In the Deltaproteobacteria bacterium genome, CACCGCCAAGCCAACGTGCCGGAAAATTTGAAACGCCCCGTCACCGGCAGCGACGGCAAACTGCCGCTGGCGCTCTACGACGCCGACATGGCGCCGCGCATCGACGCCGAAGAAACCGATTACGGCGTGCGCATCTTCTCGCTGCGCAACGTCGACGGCCGGACGTTTTTCCGCGTGACTAACTACGTGTTTCCCAACAAGGCGACGATCCCAGGGCCGATGTCGGGCGATGGTTACAATCTTTACTGGCATGTCCCCATCGACGACACGCACCATTGGCGTTACGACTTCGTCTTTCGCCGCAGCAGCCCAATGGAACAACGCGACATCGAGCGCGACAAAGAAATTTTGGACGAACTCGGCCATGGCTTCCGCCCTAAACGGAATAAGAGCAACCGTTATTTGCAGGACCGCGAGGCGATGAAGAGCTGGAGCTTCTCCGGCATGGGACGAATCTTCAACGTCCACGACGTCGCCATCGTCGAAGGCGCCGGTGAGATCGTCGACCGTAGCAAGGAATTCCTAGGCCCGAGCGACAAAGCGATCATCGTCGCGCGACGCCAGCTCTTGCGCGCGATCCGCGACGTCGAAGCCGGCGGCGAAGGCCCGCACGTGATCCGCGAGCAGAGCGCCAACCGCTTTCCACAACTGACGGTGGAGTCCGAAGTGCTCGCCGTCGGCGCCGACTGGCAGGCGCACTGGCAGAAGCGCTTGACTGAATTGCGCTGACGCCCCTTCCGTCATTCCGGCGACGGCCGGAATCCAGGCGGGGTGGACGGTGGATCGCGACCCTCTACCACGTAGCGCCCCTCGATACGCGCTGCGCGCTACTCGGGGAATCGGATTTACCACCTAGTATCCTGAGTAGGACCGAAGGTCCGTATCGAAGGATGTTCCGAATCTAGCAGAACGTCTTTCCGGCGCAGGCCGGAATCCAGGGGTGGCTGTGGAGCGCTGGGCGCTCGCTACCCGTTGCCGCAAAACGCCTCTCGCTATGCGCTGCGCGCTACTCGGGGAATCGGATTTGTGACCGATTATCCTGAGTAGGACCGAAGGTCCGTATCGAAGGACGCCGCACTTACGGTTTCCACCCCTCCAGCTTCAGTTCACCGTGAATTTTTCTCGCCAGCGTGAAATCGAAAAACTTTCCGATCGCGATATCCTTGCGCCCGATTCTTTCGAGCAGCGGCGCCATCACACGTCTTTGCAGATCGTCATTGAGAATGCCTTCCGGCGTCAGCGCCGGCTTAACTAGATCGTAAATCCTCGCCGCCAAGTCCTCCGACGACTTGGCGTTGCGCGCGAGAATCGGTACGGCACCGCTGCGATTGGTCGAATAGTAAACAAGTCCGCGAATCGTCGCGCGCAAAAATTTCTCCACCAACGCCGAATCCGATTGCAACAAACCATCGCGCGTGACGATGGCGCCTTGAAGCTGGATGATGTCGGAAGCGATAAACGACATCAGCTCGCGAAAGCCCTGTTCGGCGGCGCTGATGTTATGTGGAAAGGTCATCATCGCCGCATCCACTGCGCCGTTGGACAACGCGCCAAGCCGCGTCGCCGTGGTGCCGATAGCTAGCACCGCCGTGTCATGATTTTCGTCCATGCCGTTTTTGCGAAACAGCTCGCGCAGCGCCGAATCTCCCGCCGCGCCCAGACTCGACACCGCGACTTTCTTGCCGGCAAGCTCGCGCACGCTGCGAATATTCTGCCGCGAGTAGAGCCAAAACATCGGCTTGTGAAAGCTGCTGAGCACGACTTTAACCGGCGCGCCTTGCAGCCCCGCCTGCAGCGCCGCCGTCGGCACCGTGGTGAACTCGACACCTCCGGCGATCAGAGCCTGATTCGCCACCCCGCCGCGCATGAGAATCAGATCGACTTCCAAGCCTTCTTTTTGAAAGTAGCCGCGCTCCCGCGCGATATAGAGCGCGCTCTGGGTCACGTCGAGCACGGGAACGCCGACGGAAATTTTACGCGCCTGGCAAGGCACGGCAAGCAGCAACGAAAACATCAGCGCCTGGCAAAGACATTTCACAACAAGGTTCTCCGATTTTTGGTTTCGCCGGATGATACACGCCGCATCGAAGTTGCTCAAGAAAAATACTTTCCCTGCGACTTAGCGCTTGCGCCAAAGCTAATTTTCGAAATATGATCCGCTTCAGTCACCATGAGTATACGAATCCCGGCAACCATCATATTCATGATAGCGTCATTGCTGCACAGTTCCGCGCTGCTGGCGCAAACTACGCGCAAACTCGAAGCGGTTACCCTCGGCCTCTCCGCCAAGCACGTGCTCAATCTGCCGATCTATCTCGCCCAGCGCCATGGCATTTTTGAAAGCGAAGGCTTCGACTATAAACCGATCACGACCAAGACCAATACCGCTATCGCTGCCTTGGTCTCCGGCGATCTCGATTACATCACGGCGTTCAACTCCGGTCTCAGCGCAGCGCTTGGCGGCGCTCCGTTGGTCGCCGGCTACATCTCCACCCTCGACGTCACCCAAGGCATGGTCGCGCTCTTCTCCGGCACCGTCGCCGCGGCTACGCTGTCGCCGCCCTACGATTCCATCGCCGTGCGCAAGGGCTACAACCGCTTAGTCTTAGGATCGGAAGTGTTGCCGCGCTTCGTCGAAAACGGCTTGGTCATGCGCCGGGCGAAGCTGCGCGACAACCCGGATCAAGTACGCCGCTTTCTCCGCGCCATGATCCGCGGCTTGCACTTCGCCATGGACCATCCCTCCGAGTCCGTCGCGCTGATCCAAAAAGACTGGAACCTCGATCGAGAAACCGCGCAAACTGCATACGACGCGGCGCTGCCGACCTACAATCTACGCGGCGAAGTAAGCGACGAACTGATCGCCGCATTGATCAAACGCGCCCAGCAAGATGCCAAGATCACCGAGTCAAAATTTGCCCCGAAAGATTTCGTCGACTGGAACATCGTGCGCGGCATCCTGCGCGAGGTGAAGCGTTAACTAAAATTGTCCGCCCGCAATTCTTTTCCCCTCGCCCACGAAGTGGGAGAGGGTGAGGGTGAGGGCAAGGGCGACCGCCGGTCGCCCCTACGAGAGAACCTGCGAACTACTACTGGCAGAAATGAATTTCACGGAGGACCCATGATCATCGATGCCGACGGCCACACCCAGATACCGACGGAAGTCTTCGACAAGTATCTCGACAAAGAGTTCTATCGCCAGCGGCCGCGCTTCGTCACCTACGACGACGGCCGCGGTTTCTATCTGATCGAAGGACGGATTATCAGCAAGCCCTTCGGTTGGGGTCCAGGCACGCCGGGCAGCATCGCCAACTCGACGCCGACCATCGCCACCAAGGATATCGATCTGAGCAACGTGCCGGGGCGTTTGGCCGATCTCGATCTCGAAAACATCGACGTACAAGTGATCTATCCCAACGTCTTGATGTCGATCAACAGCTGGGAGCATGCCGGATTGGCCGGCGCCTGCGCCCGTGCTTACAACGATTGGATCGCCGAGAAATGCGCCCAAGCCGGCGGTCGCCTGCGCTTCGCCGCGGTCGTCGCCCTGCAAGATCCCAAAGCCGCCGCCGAAGAACTCAAGCGCGCGATGAAAAATCTCGGCGCCGTCGGCGTCATGGTCACCGGCACCATCGGCACGCGAACTCTCGATCATCCCGATCTCTATCCCTTCTGGGAAGCGGTGGAGCAGCTCGACGCCGGCGTCGGCGTGCACACAGTCACGGGAATGTATCCAACCGTCGGCCAGGAATTGTTCGATCACTTCTGGGGCGCCAAAGCGGTATCGATGCCGCTGACGTTAACGACGGCAATGGTCTCACTGGTCGGCGGCGGCATCGTCGATCTATTTCCAAAAATCCGCTTCGGCCTGCTCGAAACCGGCTGCGGCTGGCTGCCCTACTGGATCGAAAGAATGGACGAGATGCACGAGCGCGGCGAAAAAAACCCGCGCATGTACGACGGCATTTTAAATCGTAAACGGCCGAAGAACCGGATCAAGCCCAGCGAGCTGTTCGCCACCGGCCGCATGGTCGTCTCCTGCGAGCCCGGCGAAATCATGCTGCCCGCCGTCATCGGCGCCGCCGGCGATAATTGCATCATGTACGCATCCGACTATCCTCACGGCGACAGCAAATGGCCGGAAACCGTTTCGAGGATTCGCAGCGCCGGCTTTTCCGCGGAAACACAACAACGCATCTTAGGCGACAACGCCGCGCGCCTGTACAACCTGAAACAACCGTTAAGCTAAAAATTCCAGTTCATAATCCGATCCCCTCGCCCATTCCGAAGAGAGAGGGCGAGGGTGAGGGCAAGAATCTAATTCAAGGTACAATCGCGATGACAAAACCAACCCGTAGTCTTGTCGTTATCTTTTTCGCTTTCTCTCTTTACTCTCAAAGCTTTTCCATCGCCTCCGCCCAAACCAAAGTCATCGTCGGCCTGTCCACACTCAACTCGCGAGTCTCGCCGCTGTGGATCGCGCAGGAAAAAGGCT is a window encoding:
- a CDS encoding ABC transporter substrate-binding protein produces the protein MSIRIPATIIFMIASLLHSSALLAQTTRKLEAVTLGLSAKHVLNLPIYLAQRHGIFESEGFDYKPITTKTNTAIAALVSGDLDYITAFNSGLSAALGGAPLVAGYISTLDVTQGMVALFSGTVAAATLSPPYDSIAVRKGYNRLVLGSEVLPRFVENGLVMRRAKLRDNPDQVRRFLRAMIRGLHFAMDHPSESVALIQKDWNLDRETAQTAYDAALPTYNLRGEVSDELIAALIKRAQQDAKITESKFAPKDFVDWNIVRGILREVKR
- a CDS encoding amidohydrolase, with protein sequence MIIDADGHTQIPTEVFDKYLDKEFYRQRPRFVTYDDGRGFYLIEGRIISKPFGWGPGTPGSIANSTPTIATKDIDLSNVPGRLADLDLENIDVQVIYPNVLMSINSWEHAGLAGACARAYNDWIAEKCAQAGGRLRFAAVVALQDPKAAAEELKRAMKNLGAVGVMVTGTIGTRTLDHPDLYPFWEAVEQLDAGVGVHTVTGMYPTVGQELFDHFWGAKAVSMPLTLTTAMVSLVGGGIVDLFPKIRFGLLETGCGWLPYWIERMDEMHERGEKNPRMYDGILNRKRPKNRIKPSELFATGRMVVSCEPGEIMLPAVIGAAGDNCIMYASDYPHGDSKWPETVSRIRSAGFSAETQQRILGDNAARLYNLKQPLS